A genomic segment from uncultured Erythrobacter sp. encodes:
- a CDS encoding NADH-quinone oxidoreductase subunit A, with amino-acid sequence MVDLSQYLPILLFVLVAFGLSILFVVAPMAVSRLTGTHNPDAEKLSEYECGFPAFEDARSQFDVRFYLVAISFIVFDLEAAFLFPWAVSLGETGWVGWSGMMVFLFILAVGLAYEWKKGALDWE; translated from the coding sequence GTGGTCGACCTCAGTCAGTATCTGCCGATACTGTTATTCGTGCTCGTGGCTTTCGGGCTCTCGATCCTGTTTGTGGTCGCGCCCATGGCGGTGTCGCGCCTCACGGGCACCCACAATCCCGATGCGGAAAAGCTCTCCGAGTATGAATGCGGCTTTCCCGCGTTCGAGGATGCGCGCAGCCAGTTTGACGTGCGCTTCTATCTGGTCGCGATCAGCTTTATCGTGTTCGACCTCGAAGCAGCCTTCCTGTTCCCCTGGGCGGTGAGCCTGGGTGAGACGGGCTGGGTGGGCTGGAGCGGCATGATGGTGTTCCTGTTCATCCTCGCCGTCGGGCTTGCTTATGAATGGAAGAAAGGGGCGTTGGACTGGGAATGA
- a CDS encoding NADH-quinone oxidoreductase subunit B, which produces MQTEVNDKGFLVTSTEDLFQWARTGSLWWMTFGLACCAVEMIHVNMPRYDMERFGAAPRASPRQSDVMIVAGTLCNKMAPALRKVYDQMSDPKYVISMGSCANGGGYYHYSYSVVRGCDRIVPVDIYVPGCPPTAEALLYGVMQLQRKIRRVGTIER; this is translated from the coding sequence ATGCAGACCGAGGTGAATGACAAGGGTTTCCTTGTCACCTCGACCGAGGACCTGTTCCAATGGGCGCGCACCGGATCGCTGTGGTGGATGACCTTCGGGCTCGCCTGCTGCGCGGTCGAGATGATCCACGTCAACATGCCGCGTTATGACATGGAGCGCTTCGGCGCGGCCCCGCGCGCCTCCCCGCGCCAGTCGGACGTGATGATCGTCGCCGGAACGCTGTGCAACAAGATGGCCCCGGCGCTGCGCAAGGTCTATGACCAGATGTCCGATCCCAAATATGTGATCAGCATGGGCAGCTGCGCCAATGGCGGCGGCTATTACCACTATTCCTATTCCGTTGTGCGTGGCTGTGACCGGATCGTGCCGGTCGACATCTACGTTCCCGGTTGCCCGCCGACCGCCGAGGCGCTGCTTTACGGCGTCATGCAGTTGCAGCGGAAGATCCGCCGCGTGGGGACGATTGAGCGGTGA
- a CDS encoding NADH-quinone oxidoreductase subunit C → MMVHHSAPKFASNEGVIDAISESISVWLIGAAEAHGEVSFRVKRDDIARVLQTLRDDHAYQQLMEIAGVDYPDRAERFEVVYMLQSLTKNHRVMVKCSASEDTPVPTVTTLWPNAGWLEREVFDMYGVTFAGNPDLRRILTDYGFEGHPFRKDFPMTGYTELRYSEEEKRVVYEPVELAQEMRSFDFLSPWEGADYELPGDEKSRGAPTVNDVKTTEKPSQTGAGAAANANAEKRTSAAQKASTQDAPGAPDPTSKEGGK, encoded by the coding sequence ATGATGGTGCACCATTCCGCCCCGAAATTCGCCTCGAATGAAGGCGTGATTGACGCGATCAGCGAAAGCATCAGCGTGTGGCTGATCGGTGCAGCCGAAGCCCACGGCGAAGTCAGCTTTCGCGTGAAACGCGACGATATCGCCCGCGTGCTCCAAACATTGCGCGATGATCATGCTTATCAGCAGCTGATGGAGATTGCGGGCGTCGATTACCCCGACCGGGCCGAACGCTTCGAAGTCGTCTACATGCTCCAGAGCCTGACCAAGAACCACCGCGTGATGGTCAAATGTTCGGCGAGCGAAGACACGCCGGTGCCGACCGTCACCACGCTGTGGCCCAACGCAGGCTGGCTCGAACGCGAAGTGTTCGACATGTACGGCGTCACCTTTGCGGGCAACCCGGACCTGCGCCGCATCCTCACCGATTATGGCTTCGAAGGCCACCCGTTCCGCAAGGACTTCCCGATGACGGGCTACACCGAACTGCGTTACTCCGAGGAGGAAAAGCGGGTGGTGTATGAACCCGTCGAACTGGCGCAGGAAATGCGCAGCTTCGACTTCCTCAGCCCCTGGGAAGGCGCGGATTACGAACTGCCCGGCGATGAAAAATCGCGCGGTGCGCCGACGGTGAATGATGTGAAGACCACGGAAAAGCCCAGTCAGACCGGGGCAGGTGCTGCGGCCAATGCCAACGCCGAGAAGCGTACTTCGGCTGCGCAGAAGGCTAGCACCCAAGACGCCCCCGGTGCGCCCGATCCCACCTCGAAGGAGGGCGGAAAGTGA
- a CDS encoding NADH-quinone oxidoreductase subunit D gives MTMQREESLTTTGEVISNYTINFGPQHPAAHGVLRMVMELDGEVIERIDPHIGLLHRGTEKLIEHKTYLQALPYFDRLDYCSPLAMEHSYVLAIEKLLNLEVPIRAQYLRVLFAELTRICNHMLNMGAHILDVGAFTPNLWIMDLREDCLNFFERASGARMHSAYFRPGGVHQDVPEKLLVDIGDWLDNRFFQLFEDAMSLVLDNRIFKQRNVDIAIVSREDAIAWGFSGPMIRAAGIPWDLRKSQPYDVYDRMEFDIPVGTNSDCYDRFMVRVKEVYESAKIIRQCLRDMPQGPIASADGKVSPPKRGEMKQSMESLIHHFKLYTEGFHVPAGEVYVATESPKGEFGVYLVSDGTNKPYRCKIRPTAFSHLQAMDFMCKGHMLPDATAILGAIDVVFGECDR, from the coding sequence GTGACCATGCAACGCGAAGAATCGCTCACCACCACGGGCGAGGTCATCTCCAACTACACGATCAACTTCGGCCCCCAGCACCCGGCTGCGCACGGCGTGCTGCGGATGGTGATGGAGCTTGACGGCGAAGTGATCGAGCGGATCGATCCGCATATCGGCCTGCTTCACCGTGGCACCGAAAAGCTGATCGAGCACAAGACCTACCTGCAAGCGCTGCCGTACTTCGACCGGCTCGATTACTGTTCGCCGCTGGCGATGGAGCACAGCTACGTGCTTGCCATCGAGAAGCTGCTGAACTTGGAAGTCCCGATCCGCGCGCAATATCTGCGCGTGCTGTTCGCCGAGCTGACCCGCATCTGCAACCACATGCTCAACATGGGCGCACATATCCTTGATGTTGGCGCGTTCACGCCGAACCTGTGGATCATGGATCTGCGCGAAGATTGCCTCAATTTCTTCGAGCGGGCGAGCGGCGCGCGGATGCACTCTGCCTATTTCCGTCCGGGCGGCGTCCATCAGGACGTGCCGGAAAAGCTGCTGGTGGATATCGGCGACTGGCTCGACAACCGCTTCTTCCAGCTTTTCGAAGACGCGATGAGCCTCGTCCTGGACAATCGCATCTTCAAGCAGCGCAATGTCGATATCGCCATCGTCAGCCGCGAGGACGCGATTGCCTGGGGCTTCTCCGGCCCGATGATCCGTGCGGCGGGCATCCCGTGGGATCTGCGCAAGAGTCAGCCCTATGACGTCTATGACCGGATGGAATTCGACATTCCGGTCGGCACCAATTCGGACTGCTATGACCGCTTCATGGTGCGCGTGAAGGAAGTTTACGAAAGCGCCAAGATCATCCGCCAGTGCCTGCGCGATATGCCGCAGGGACCGATTGCGAGCGCCGACGGCAAGGTCTCTCCGCCCAAGCGCGGCGAGATGAAGCAGTCGATGGAAAGCCTGATCCACCACTTCAAGCTCTACACCGAAGGCTTCCACGTGCCTGCGGGCGAAGTTTACGTGGCGACCGAAAGCCCCAAGGGCGAGTTCGGCGTCTATCTCGTCAGTGACGGCACCAACAAACCGTACCGCTGCAAGATCCGCCCTACGGCCTTCTCGCACCTTCAGGCGATGGACTTTATGTGCAAAGGCCACATGCTGCCCGACGCGACCGCCATTCTCGGCGCGATCGATGTGGTGTTCGGGGAGTGCGACCGGTGA
- a CDS encoding nuclear transport factor 2 family protein, producing the protein MSNLDTAKAMIDAYNAQDVDAYVAFMTHSACEANYRGDVVREGKEGTRAGLAAAFTRWPQNLAEIRDAQAIGNYVLMREHVTRGPATDGSPLVEPFDVVAVYSFEGDKCSRVEFIR; encoded by the coding sequence GTGAGCAATCTCGATACCGCCAAGGCCATGATCGACGCCTACAACGCGCAAGATGTCGACGCCTATGTCGCGTTCATGACTCACAGCGCTTGCGAGGCCAATTATCGCGGCGATGTCGTCCGGGAAGGCAAGGAAGGCACCCGCGCAGGGCTGGCCGCAGCCTTTACGCGCTGGCCGCAGAACCTTGCCGAAATCCGTGATGCGCAGGCCATCGGCAATTATGTGCTGATGCGCGAGCATGTGACGCGCGGCCCGGCAACCGATGGATCGCCATTGGTTGAACCGTTCGATGTCGTCGCCGTCTATTCCTTCGAGGGCGACAAGTGCTCTCGCGTGGAGTTCATCCGCTAA
- the nuoE gene encoding NADH-quinone oxidoreductase subunit NuoE produces the protein MADRTPAPDTPELRARWSAFAWTPENKKTADWHIAKYPEGRQRSAVMPLLDLAQRQVGTETDTQGWLPLPVIEYVAAYLGMPVIRVLEVASFYFMYNLRPVGKFHVQVCGTTPCMLRGSDDIIAACKKRGMEKGHVSADGLWTLTEVECMGNCATAPMVQINDDNYEDLTPERLDAVLDALAAGETPKAGTQEPGRHTSEPSGGPTTLKDMVSANHDYRGEW, from the coding sequence ATGGCTGACCGTACCCCCGCTCCCGACACCCCCGAACTGCGCGCCCGCTGGAGCGCGTTCGCGTGGACGCCGGAGAACAAGAAAACCGCCGACTGGCACATTGCCAAATATCCCGAAGGGCGTCAGCGCTCGGCGGTGATGCCGCTGCTCGATCTCGCCCAGCGGCAGGTCGGCACGGAGACCGATACGCAGGGCTGGTTGCCGCTGCCGGTGATCGAATATGTCGCGGCCTATCTCGGGATGCCGGTGATCCGCGTGCTCGAAGTCGCCAGCTTCTACTTCATGTATAACCTCAGGCCCGTGGGCAAATTCCACGTGCAGGTGTGCGGCACCACGCCCTGTATGCTGCGCGGCTCGGACGACATCATCGCCGCTTGCAAGAAGCGCGGGATGGAGAAGGGCCACGTTTCGGCCGATGGGTTGTGGACTCTCACCGAAGTCGAATGCATGGGCAATTGCGCCACCGCGCCGATGGTCCAGATCAACGACGACAATTACGAAGACCTGACGCCTGAACGCCTTGACGCGGTGCTCGATGCGCTGGCAGCGGGCGAGACGCCCAAGGCCGGTACGCAGGAGCCGGGGCGGCACACGTCTGAGCCTTCGGGCGGGCCGACTACGCTCAAGGACATGGTCAGCGCCAATCACGATTATCGGGGCGAGTGGTGA
- the nuoF gene encoding NADH-quinone oxidoreductase subunit NuoF gives MLADKDRIFTNVYGFQDWGLKAAQARGDWDDTKALLARGPEAIIEEMKASGLRGRGGAGFPTGLKWSFMPKESRDGRPSFLVINADESEPGSCKDREILRHDPHKLVEGALVAGFAMRARAAYIYVRGEYIREAERLQAAILQAYDAGLIGKNACGSGYDFDVFMHRGAGAYICGEETAMIESLEGKKGQPRLKPPFPAGAGLYGCPTTVNNVESIAVAPTILRRGATWFSSFGRENNKGTKLFQISGHVNKPCVVEESMSIPFEELIEKHCGGIRGGWDNLLAVIPGGSSVPLVPAAQIRNAPMDFDGLKELGSGLGTAAVIVMDKSTDIVRAISRLSYFYKHESCGQCTPCREGTGWMWRMMERLRTGDAAIEEIDMLQEVTKQVEGHTICALGDAAAWPIQGLIRHFRPELERRIHEHNARFAEAAE, from the coding sequence ATGCTGGCGGATAAGGACCGCATCTTCACCAACGTCTACGGCTTCCAGGACTGGGGCCTGAAGGCAGCGCAGGCGCGCGGCGATTGGGACGATACCAAGGCGCTGCTCGCGCGGGGGCCGGAAGCGATCATCGAGGAAATGAAGGCCAGCGGTCTGCGCGGCCGGGGCGGGGCGGGCTTCCCGACCGGGCTCAAGTGGTCCTTCATGCCCAAGGAATCGCGCGACGGCCGTCCGAGCTTCCTCGTCATCAACGCCGACGAATCCGAACCCGGTTCCTGCAAGGACCGCGAGATCCTGCGTCACGATCCGCATAAGCTGGTAGAGGGCGCGCTGGTCGCCGGCTTCGCGATGCGTGCCCGGGCGGCTTATATCTACGTGCGCGGCGAATACATCCGTGAGGCCGAAAGACTTCAGGCGGCGATCCTTCAGGCTTACGACGCCGGCTTGATCGGCAAGAACGCCTGCGGTTCGGGCTACGATTTCGATGTCTTCATGCATCGCGGCGCGGGGGCTTACATCTGCGGTGAAGAAACCGCGATGATCGAGAGCCTTGAAGGCAAAAAGGGCCAGCCGCGCCTGAAGCCCCCCTTCCCGGCGGGCGCTGGCCTTTATGGCTGCCCGACCACGGTCAACAATGTCGAGAGTATCGCGGTCGCGCCGACGATTTTGCGGCGCGGTGCTACGTGGTTCTCGAGCTTCGGGCGCGAGAACAACAAGGGCACCAAGCTGTTCCAGATTTCGGGCCACGTGAACAAGCCCTGCGTCGTCGAGGAATCGATGAGCATCCCCTTCGAGGAGCTCATCGAGAAGCACTGCGGCGGCATTCGCGGCGGGTGGGACAATCTGCTCGCGGTGATCCCGGGTGGTTCCTCGGTGCCGCTGGTACCCGCCGCGCAGATCCGCAACGCGCCGATGGATTTCGACGGGCTGAAGGAACTGGGCTCCGGCCTCGGCACGGCGGCGGTGATTGTCATGGACAAGTCGACCGACATCGTCCGCGCGATCAGCCGTCTCAGCTATTTCTACAAGCACGAAAGCTGCGGCCAGTGCACCCCCTGCCGCGAAGGCACGGGCTGGATGTGGCGCATGATGGAGCGCCTGCGCACCGGCGACGCCGCGATCGAGGAGATCGACATGCTTCAGGAAGTCACCAAGCAGGTCGAAGGCCACACCATCTGCGCGCTGGGCGATGCGGCGGCGTGGCCGATCCAGGGGCTGATCCGCCATTTCCGCCCCGAGCTTGAGCGGCGGATCCACGAGCACAATGCTAGGTTCGCGGAGGCGGCGGAGTGA
- the nuoG gene encoding NADH-quinone oxidoreductase subunit NuoG: MPKVTVDGQEIEVPAGATVLQACELAGKEIPRFCYHERLSIAGNCRMCLVEVKPGPPKPQASCALPASEGQEIRTDSPMVKKAREGVMEFLLINHPLDCPICDQGGECDLQDQAVAYGRGGSRYHENKRAVTEKYMGPLIKTIMTRCIHCTRCVRFSEEIAGVDEIGALYRGEDMQITTYLEQAAAHELSANVIDLCPVGALTSRPYAFEARPWELKKTLSIDVSDAVGANITLHSKGREVMRALPRVNDDVNEEWLSDKGRYQVDGLTKRRLDRVWVRREGKLQPAEWTEAFGMIAGALEGDKSSIAAVAGDLLDAETMFAAKALVNACGSNLTEARQTGMTYDVSNLAAVNFNSTFAGIETADAILIVGSNVRWEAALLNVRLRKAVKAGAKVYIIGPDWEPTYPATFLGSDLKLLNRIPKELSDAMKNAKRPAVILGAAALAKGALPAGLKLIDKFNLVREGWNGFNVLHISAARMASLMLGFTLPGGMGDIVQAAPKVLLSLGADEMDYAAFPNSLKVYIGHHGDKGAHHADIILPGASYAEKDGTYVNAEGRVQFAEKAVFAPGDAREDWTILRALADALGVTVGFDSFAALQAKMIAAVPPLGEEGLADYGALPKADSAAKFEGELAGYPIKDFYLTNPIARASEVMQRCSDELLHGADVKEAAE, from the coding sequence GTGCCTAAAGTCACCGTAGACGGTCAGGAAATCGAAGTCCCGGCGGGCGCGACTGTGCTTCAGGCGTGCGAGCTGGCGGGCAAGGAAATCCCGCGCTTCTGCTATCACGAGCGGCTCAGCATAGCGGGCAATTGCCGCATGTGTCTGGTCGAGGTGAAGCCCGGGCCGCCCAAGCCGCAGGCTAGCTGTGCGCTACCGGCCAGCGAAGGTCAGGAAATCCGCACCGACTCCCCGATGGTCAAGAAGGCCCGCGAGGGGGTGATGGAGTTCCTGCTCATCAACCACCCGCTCGATTGCCCAATCTGCGATCAGGGCGGCGAGTGCGACTTGCAGGATCAGGCGGTTGCCTATGGCCGCGGCGGCTCGCGCTATCACGAGAACAAGCGCGCGGTGACCGAGAAGTACATGGGCCCGCTGATCAAGACGATCATGACCCGCTGCATTCACTGCACCCGCTGCGTGCGTTTCTCGGAAGAGATCGCCGGCGTGGACGAGATCGGCGCGCTGTATCGCGGCGAGGATATGCAGATCACGACCTATCTCGAACAGGCTGCGGCGCATGAACTCAGCGCCAATGTGATCGACCTGTGTCCGGTCGGCGCGCTGACCTCGCGGCCCTATGCGTTCGAGGCGCGGCCTTGGGAGCTGAAGAAGACCCTCAGCATCGACGTCTCCGACGCGGTGGGGGCGAACATCACGCTCCATTCCAAGGGCCGCGAAGTCATGCGCGCGCTGCCGCGCGTCAATGACGACGTCAATGAAGAGTGGCTGAGTGACAAGGGCCGCTATCAGGTCGACGGCCTCACCAAGCGCCGCCTCGACCGCGTGTGGGTGCGCCGTGAGGGCAAGCTTCAGCCTGCCGAGTGGACCGAGGCTTTCGGGATGATCGCGGGCGCTCTGGAAGGCGACAAGTCTAGCATCGCGGCGGTGGCGGGCGATCTGCTCGATGCCGAGACCATGTTTGCCGCCAAGGCGCTGGTCAACGCCTGCGGCTCGAACCTCACCGAAGCGCGCCAGACCGGCATGACCTATGACGTGTCGAACCTCGCGGCAGTGAACTTCAACAGCACCTTCGCCGGGATCGAGACCGCCGATGCGATCCTGATCGTGGGCAGCAATGTCCGCTGGGAAGCCGCGCTGCTCAACGTCCGCCTGCGCAAGGCGGTGAAGGCGGGGGCGAAGGTCTACATCATCGGGCCGGACTGGGAGCCGACCTATCCGGCGACCTTCCTCGGCTCAGACCTCAAGCTGCTGAACCGCATCCCCAAGGAATTGAGCGATGCGATGAAGAACGCCAAGCGCCCCGCCGTGATCCTCGGCGCGGCGGCGCTGGCCAAGGGCGCGCTTCCGGCGGGCCTGAAGCTGATCGACAAGTTCAACCTCGTGCGTGAGGGCTGGAACGGCTTCAACGTGCTGCACATTTCGGCGGCGCGCATGGCTTCGCTGATGCTCGGCTTCACGCTTCCGGGCGGGATGGGTGATATCGTTCAGGCCGCGCCCAAGGTGCTGCTCAGCCTCGGCGCGGACGAGATGGATTATGCGGCGTTTCCGAACAGCCTCAAGGTCTATATCGGCCACCACGGCGACAAGGGTGCGCATCACGCTGACATCATCCTGCCGGGCGCATCCTATGCCGAGAAGGATGGGACTTACGTCAACGCCGAAGGCCGGGTGCAATTCGCCGAGAAGGCGGTCTTCGCCCCCGGCGACGCCCGCGAGGATTGGACGATCCTGCGCGCGCTGGCTGACGCACTGGGCGTCACCGTCGGCTTCGACAGCTTCGCCGCGTTGCAGGCCAAGATGATCGCCGCCGTCCCCCCGCTGGGCGAAGAGGGCCTCGCCGATTACGGCGCGCTGCCCAAGGCGGACTCGGCTGCGAAGTTCGAGGGCGAGCTTGCGGGCTATCCGATCAAGGACTTCTACCTCACCAACCCCATCGCCCGCGCGAGCGAGGTTATGCAGCGTTGTTCGGACGAGCTGTTGCACGGGGCCGATGTGAAGGAGGCTGCGGAATGA
- the nuoH gene encoding NADH-quinone oxidoreductase subunit NuoH has product MTAFFQSLGLSYEWAWTVATLTGIIVISLLVMFSVAMVIYVDRKVLGAIMMRRGPNVVGPFGLLQSFADGLKVFLQETIIPSAANKGIFLLAPIITFTVALAAWAVIPFSAGVVLADINVGLLYILAISSMGVYGVVMSGWASNSKYPFFSAMRASAQMISYEVSIGFVLVCVVLFAGTFNLSGIVNAQKGFGLGVINAYVVHPLLFPMWVVFFISSLAETARAPFDLTEAESELVAGYQTEYSSMSFALFWLGEYANILLMCSLNTLLFWGGWLPPLDIPVLYMVPGIIWFLLKTFVFFFMFSWIWATVPRYRYDQLMRLGWKVFLPMSLVFVAVTSGYLMATGHFERSVVPTAPATSTEIVQTTPAQPVAVRGQS; this is encoded by the coding sequence ATGACCGCCTTCTTCCAATCCCTCGGCCTCAGCTACGAATGGGCCTGGACCGTTGCGACGCTGACCGGGATCATCGTGATCTCGCTGCTCGTCATGTTCTCCGTAGCGATGGTGATCTATGTCGACCGCAAGGTGCTGGGTGCGATCATGATGCGGCGCGGGCCTAATGTGGTCGGGCCGTTTGGTTTGCTGCAATCCTTCGCGGACGGTCTGAAGGTTTTCCTGCAGGAAACCATCATCCCGTCGGCCGCGAACAAGGGCATCTTCCTGCTCGCGCCGATCATCACCTTTACAGTCGCGCTGGCGGCATGGGCGGTGATCCCGTTCTCGGCGGGCGTGGTGCTGGCGGATATCAACGTGGGCCTGCTTTACATCCTCGCGATCTCCTCGATGGGGGTATACGGCGTGGTGATGAGCGGGTGGGCGTCGAACTCCAAATACCCGTTCTTCTCGGCGATGCGCGCCTCGGCGCAAATGATTTCCTACGAGGTGTCGATCGGCTTCGTGCTGGTGTGCGTGGTGCTGTTTGCAGGCACCTTCAACCTCAGCGGCATCGTCAATGCGCAGAAGGGCTTCGGACTTGGCGTCATCAACGCCTATGTGGTGCACCCGCTACTGTTCCCGATGTGGGTGGTGTTCTTCATCTCCTCGCTCGCTGAAACCGCACGCGCGCCGTTCGACCTCACCGAGGCCGAGAGCGAGCTCGTCGCGGGTTACCAGACCGAATATTCCTCGATGAGCTTCGCGCTGTTCTGGCTCGGCGAGTACGCCAACATCCTGCTGATGTGCTCGCTGAACACGCTGCTGTTCTGGGGCGGGTGGCTGCCGCCGCTCGACATTCCGGTGCTTTACATGGTGCCGGGCATCATCTGGTTCCTGCTGAAGACCTTCGTGTTCTTCTTCATGTTCAGCTGGATCTGGGCGACCGTGCCGCGCTACCGTTACGACCAGCTCATGCGCCTCGGGTGGAAGGTGTTCCTGCCGATGAGCCTCGTGTTCGTTGCAGTCACCAGCGGGTACCTGATGGCGACGGGGCATTTTGAACGCTCGGTAGTGCCGACTGCGCCTGCGACCTCCACCGAAATCGTCCAAACCACCCCTGCGCAGCCTGTCGCTGTGAGAGGCCAGTCATGA
- the nuoI gene encoding NADH-quinone oxidoreductase subunit NuoI, which produces MTTVSHLIKSFTLWEFLKAHALTLKYFFKPKVTINYPFEKAPLSPRFRGEHALRRYPNGEERCIACKLCEAVCPAQAITIESEPREDGSRRTTRYDIDMTKCIYCGFCQEACPVDAIVEGPNFEYATETREELLYDKAKLLSNGDKWERAIAANLEADAPYR; this is translated from the coding sequence ATGACCACCGTCTCCCACCTCATCAAGAGCTTCACCCTCTGGGAATTCCTCAAGGCGCACGCCTTGACGCTGAAGTATTTCTTCAAGCCCAAGGTGACGATCAACTACCCCTTCGAGAAGGCCCCGCTCTCGCCGCGCTTCCGCGGTGAGCACGCGCTGCGGCGCTATCCGAACGGCGAAGAACGCTGCATCGCGTGCAAGCTGTGCGAGGCCGTCTGTCCCGCGCAGGCGATCACCATCGAGAGCGAACCGCGTGAAGACGGCAGCCGCCGCACGACCCGTTATGACATCGACATGACCAAGTGCATCTATTGCGGCTTCTGTCAGGAAGCCTGTCCGGTGGATGCCATCGTCGAGGGGCCGAATTTCGAATACGCCACCGAAACCCGCGAAGAGCTGCTCTACGACAAGGCCAAGCTGCTTTCGAATGGTGACAAGTGGGAACGGGCCATCGCGGCCAACCTTGAAGCCGACGCCCCCTACCGCTAG
- a CDS encoding NADH-quinone oxidoreductase subunit J gives MIQAIAFYFFATIVVASAVMVVMARNPVHSVLWLIMAFFNAAGLMVLVGAEFIAMLLVIVYVGAVAVLFLFVVMMLDIDFAAMRAGFSRNAPLGLLIAAVLLAELLLAVGAYGAGGLTLGSPDGSAMQGADTSNIEALGALLYGRYIVLFEIAGIILLVAMIGAIVLTFQPPKPGARARQDVGKQIRRRPEDATVMKNPEIGQGVEL, from the coding sequence ATGATACAGGCCATCGCCTTCTATTTCTTCGCGACCATTGTTGTCGCCAGCGCCGTGATGGTCGTCATGGCGCGCAATCCCGTGCACTCAGTGCTGTGGCTGATCATGGCGTTCTTCAACGCGGCCGGCTTGATGGTGCTGGTGGGCGCGGAGTTCATCGCGATGTTGCTGGTGATCGTTTATGTCGGTGCGGTCGCGGTGCTGTTCCTGTTCGTGGTCATGATGCTCGACATCGATTTTGCCGCGATGCGCGCAGGGTTCAGCCGCAATGCGCCGCTGGGCCTGCTGATCGCAGCGGTGTTGCTGGCGGAGCTGCTGCTGGCAGTCGGCGCTTACGGCGCGGGCGGGCTCACGCTTGGCTCGCCCGATGGCAGCGCGATGCAAGGGGCGGACACCAGCAATATCGAAGCGCTCGGCGCGCTACTGTATGGCCGCTACATCGTGCTGTTCGAGATCGCGGGGATCATCCTACTGGTCGCGATGATCGGCGCGATTGTGCTGACCTTCCAGCCGCCCAAGCCCGGCGCGCGCGCGCGGCAGGACGTGGGCAAGCAGATCCGCCGCCGTCCGGAGGACGCAACCGTCATGAAGAACCCGGAGATCGGGCAAGGGGTCGAATTGTGA
- the nuoK gene encoding NADH-quinone oxidoreductase subunit NuoK has product MIGIEHYLTVGAILFVLGVLGIFLNRKNVIVILMAVELILLSVNLNLVAFSAFMQDLVGQVFAMLVLTVAAAEAAIGLAILVIYFRTRGSIAVDDINRMKG; this is encoded by the coding sequence GTGATCGGCATCGAACATTATCTGACCGTCGGCGCGATCCTGTTCGTGCTCGGCGTGCTGGGGATTTTCCTCAACCGCAAGAACGTGATCGTCATTCTGATGGCAGTCGAGCTGATCCTGCTGAGCGTGAACCTCAACCTCGTGGCTTTCAGCGCCTTCATGCAGGATCTGGTGGGTCAGGTCTTCGCCATGCTGGTTCTGACCGTCGCAGCGGCCGAGGCGGCGATTGGGCTGGCGATCCTGGTGATCTACTTCCGCACCCGTGGTTCGATCGCGGTTGACGATATCAATCGGATGAAGGGGTAA